Genomic DNA from Candidatus Dojkabacteria bacterium:
GTTCAAGAACTTCTTTTGCATTTACTGGAATCCTTGTCGGTTGATATTTTGCAGCCTCAACTAATTTTGCGTTATTTCCCGATTGCTCTACAGCAGCTGGCTGTTCAACTTGGGCGGCTTCCGGGTCGGGTTGCGAGCCATTAGAGCCTGTATCTGGACTCATTATTTAGGCAGTTAAAGTTATATTAGTAGCTTACTTTTTTAATAGTAACCGTTTGAATTTTTATGGCAGTCTTGGGCGAACCGTCGGAGTTGGTTTCCTTTCCGCAAACAGAATCGACTATTTTAGTTCCCTCGGTAACTTCACCAAACACGGTAAATTCACCATTCCATTCGGAAAGTTTTCGGGAAGAAACGCCTGAACATACAACAAAAAATTGACTTCCATTTGAGTTTGCCGTTCCTTCGTTGGCATAAACAACAGAGTAAGCCTTTACCGCAACACTAGATTTGATTTCGTCGACAAAAGTATATCCCGGGCCACCCGATCCGTCACCCTTTGGATCACCTGTTTGAAAAAGCGTTCCACCATTAATATAGTGAATTGTTAATCCGTCAAAGAACTTTTCTTCCGCAAGAAAAACAAAACTATTAACACCCTTAGGGACTTCCTCTTCAAAAAGATCAATTGTAAAACTACCAACATTTTTTACATTAACTACTGCAGAATAGTCAAACCCTGAAGTAATTACAGTTTTGGGATATTCCTTGTAAGTCTTCCTTTTTGTGGAACCATCGCTATCAAAAATTCCAAAATCAAATCCGGTACCAAATCCTGTAAGAGCCATAAGCAAAATAACGACAACGGCACCCATCAGCGGCAGCAATACCTTTTTGTGTTGATCCCAAACTTTTGACATAATTATTAATTGTATAGGATAAAAGATTCGTTGTAAACTATCCAAACAAAAGTTTATATAAAGAAGTTAAGATAAATAAGTTGTTACTTTAGTAGCCTACAGTCCGTATATTTGATATAATTAACATATCTTCGAAAAACGTGTACTATTTACTAGATATAAAACACAGAATATAAGTTTTGTTCCTGCCGTAAAATGCAAATGTATATAAGAAATGATGCGCTATACAGACAAAATAAGAACTCTAAAAGCAAGTGGATACCAATTTTTCTTTCACTTGCAATATTAATAATTGGGTATTTTCAACTGCGACCCGATCCGACCGACGGAAAGAATGACCCATTACCAACCGGTCCGGGAGTAACAACAGTGGAGGAAAACGTTGCAATCCCGTTCCCAACCGACGATCCTTCCTGTACCGAATACACAAGCTTTACAAACTCGACCCAGGTTAATGTTTCAATAGAACGACTCTGGAATTTAGTGGGAGAAGAATTTTCCGACGAAGATCAAAAAATGGATGTCTATGCATCAATTGATTCCTCGATAGCAAGTAGCGACATTAAAATCCAGTATGTAGTCGAAGAAAACGGCACCACAGCAATAATGGATAACACAGGTGATTTAAACTACCATGGTGTAGTTAATACCAAGATTTTTCCCAAAGGAACATATACAATAAGAGCAGTTGTAACATCAAAATGTTTGTACCTGCAAAGTAAACCTCAAACTTTTCACGTGTCCTACCCACTTTATGTACTTTGGACAACCGACTGGGAAGCACAACCGGCAAGTCAAAGCTTTATTCAAGCCGGGTTTACCCAAATGGAATCAATAAGCTCAACCTATGGAATTCCAATAACACACTTTTTTAACCCAAGAATCCTTATAAATTCCAGTTATGCCGGCATGAAAGATTGGATGGTAGACTGGATTAAGGGTCGTCGTGATAATAACGGTGATGAAATTGCATTGCATCTACACATGTATTACGACTTAGTACAGGCAACTGGCGTAAATGTAAGAAAAGAACCCAAATGGGCAAATAATGAAGATGGTTACGACGTTCCAAGCTCAGCCTATACCTACGATGAATACATGCAGATATTAAACTGGTCTATTGGTCAATACGAAGCCTACGGTTTAGGAAAGCCGGTTAGTTACAGAGCCGGAGGCTGGTATGCCGATGCTTCGACCCTAAAAGCCGTTCAGAACTCGGGAATAAAAATTGATTCCTCGGGAAGAACTGAATATTCAATTGGATCAAACGACCTAAGCGGATACTGGAGACTTCCGGTTACAACAGTTCCGTACCACCCATCGCTTATCGATCCAAACTCCGACGAATATAGCCAAAAGCTAACAATTTGGGAAGTCGCAAATAATGGAGGAGATTCATGGTCATTTCCAGTAAACTCGATGAAAGAGCGATTCGAACAAAATTGGGTAAATCATGCACCTTTAAGTGAACGAAGAATGGTACTGTACCTGAGTCACCCTCAATGGTATACTCAGGAGTTTCCTAAGATAACCCAGGTGCTACAGTACATTTCGCAATACAAGTATACCGATGACAACGGTCCGGTTGTTTATGTTACTGTATCTCAACTTGGGGAGGTCTGGGATCAAATCCCACAATAATTATAACCTATTGAGATAAGTAAGATGACACAAGCGACAGCCTATTTAAATGAAAATTTGTTTGAGACTCTTTTTTGGGTAACAGTTGTACTAATCCCCCTGTTTCTGACTGTAAACATTATAAAAATATTAATCAACAAGAAAAAATCAAAACAATCACTGGACAGTACAAAACCACATATTCCCGAACAATTATCCGAGCAGCTTATCGCCGTTACCGATAACAAAGTCCGATTATTTTTCAGAAAAATCGGCCGTTTCATTAAGGTCTTTTTTACGAAAAATCCAAGATTTTGGGCGAATTTTCTGTTCTTCTTTTTTGACGTTGTTCTCTTTAGTGCAATTATTGGAAATATATATTACATGTTCTTTACGAAACCTGAAATTGCATACTCTATTCCTGAACTTGAGGAACATTGGATGGATCAAGAAACCCCTGTAGAGATAGTATTTAACGTTCCGGTCAAAGTAGAAGAATTAAAAGAAAACATATCCCCAAATGTTGAAGGACGCTGGGAATACGTACAGTGTTTCCCAAATATTCCATTTCTAAACTTAGTTCGAAGAATAAAATTCTATCCTAAGGAAACGATTGCTCCCGAAACAAGAGTCGTAATATATATAACCGGAATCTCGCGCTTAACAAAACAGGAAAATCATGAATATGCAAGAGATTTTTATGCTGCTTATATGCCCACAGTTACCTCTACAAGTCCCGAAAACGGATTCGACAAAGTCCGCATAGAGGATTCGATCATTTTTAATATAAACAATTCCAACGAAAAAATCACTGCATGGGAAATTATCACAAATCCTGCATTTGAATTTACAACAACCACGTCAGAAGGAAGGCTTGTTGTAACTCCGACTCGACCATTTGACCAAGGTACAGAGTACACAATCACTCTATACAAAACAATTTATCGTTACAACATTGAAACCGGTGAAGTCGTGGAAACACTTGAAACCAACGAAGAGACAGTACTACAATTTAAAACAGTTCCGGCACCGGGCCTACTTGATTATTCCCCGAAGGGTGAGAGTTCCAGAGTTGATAGCCCAATTAAAATTCAGTTTGACGGTGACGTAAACAGAAAAGAAGTTGAGGAACGATTTACCATTGAACCAACCATTGACGGTTCGATATCCTGGGAAGAAAATACCCTTACCTTTATGCCTAATGCACCCTTACCCTACGGCACCACTTATACAATCCGAATTGCACCCGGATTCCATAACCTAGACGGTGGTGTACGTGACAACGAAATTGTTCTATCTTTCTCAACAGTCGGTGAAATCAGAATATTGCAAACAACTCCGGTAGCAAATTCGACTGGGGTAAAAGTAGATAACAGAATAATAAGTATTGTATTTAATCAGGAAGTTGATCAGGCCTCTGCCCAGCAGCACTTTACAATTTCTCCATATATTGCAGGAACCTTTTCGTGGAATGGAAATACCATGAACTATACCACCGGAGCCAATTTTGCCTACAGCACAACCTACACGGCCACAGTTTCGGCAGGAGTAAAATCAATTTATGGACTTGATCTTTCTACGCCATATTCCATTAGATTTACAACCGCATCAGATAGAACCGTAATTACCGGAGTACCCTGGTATAAGCAAACGGAATCATTTACCTGTAATGTGCAAGCTACTAACATGGTACTTGGATACTACGGCGTATATCTTGGAGAACAAGGGGTTAAAAATGCTTTTGGAATTGGCCAATGGCTAAACGAATCCGAAGGAACGGGAGGAAATCCACATGAAGACTGGATCGAGTTTTTTGGCATATTCTGGGAACCGGCATATGATCTTGTATCCCAGTATCGACCTGCTGAAATAAAGCAGGGCTGGACAGTTCAGGGTCTTACACAAATGATTCAAAATGGTGATCTGGCAATCATTTGGTGGCACAACGACTGGAGTACCTTTTACTGGAAAACCTGGGTAACACCAGGCGGACAAACAATTACCGGACTTAACGGAACCCACTCCGAAGTTGTAATTGGATTTATCGGTCCGGCTGAAAACCCTACCCACATGATTACAAACGATCCATGGCGTGGTGCAGGTCGTATTTACGACATTGCCACATTTACCAGACTTTGGGCGGTTTATAACAATACCGCGGTAGTAGTATATTAAGGGTGTGGCAGGGAACAGCCTTTTACTAACCAGCATTTACAGTTTTAAGGTGTTTACGGTATAATTTTAAATGGCAAAGAAAACTACCTCCACCACTCGCGATAAAACAATCGACATATTAAGGGCCGTTGCAATTATCACCATGACATATACCCATTCGGTAGTGTTTTTCCACGACTTTTCAAACAATATCCTTTTGTGGTTCAGTGATATTGGTGGGAATATCTCATTTACGCTGTTTCTTTTTTGCTTTGGTGCTGCAATTTACTACTCTTTCCTGAAAAACCCCACCAAAGAGAAACGAAACAAGCTTTTAAAACGTGCGGGTTTATGGCTTTTAATCTATTACGTTCTTGCATTTTTAGGGCGATATACAGAGCACAGATCCTTAACTGCAGGTATATTCTGGCAAATTCTTACTTTTTCTAAGATAGTTCCTTTTACCGAATTCTTCATAGCCTTCCCATTAATTCTAATAATCACACTTATCATTCCAAGATTAACCACGGTTATATCAAAAAATCCATTTATTCTCGGGCTCTTTTCGTTCGCACTTTATATTCTTGGGTCAATTACTGTTCAACTACTCACCGAATCGTCGATTATAAGCCTTTTTGTAGGATACAAAACCTTGCACTACTTCCCAGTTCTTTTCTATTCGTCAATATATCTTTTAGGAATAAATTATGCGCTAAGTACAAAAAACAGCGACAAGTCTGTTTTCTCGTCAATGGGTTTAATTTTGACAATTATCTTTTATTTCATTTCACAATTAGTAGGTCAATTTAGCAGATTTCCACCGTCAATCCAATTTTTAATGTACGGATTAATCTTTACCTACGGTATTCTTTTTGCAATTTCAATCTTTGAAAGTATAAAACACAAGTGGGTTCAAAAGATTTTGGACCTGCTCCAAAAGTTAGGTAACAGAGCGTTAACCGTCTTTATGATTAATACAGTAATTCTCTTTGCTTACAAGTATTTTCTACATAATACAAGCTTTTCCCAATGGTATATTGTATTGTTGCTTTGGCTGGTTGGTCTTGTAACAAGCGCACTATCCCAAATAACCCTATGAGACTATTGGTTGTATGTTCACCGCCACTAATAACCTACCAGGTAGATTTATCTGGTAAAATCGTTAAGTCTAAGTTTATTAGACATGAAATTGAGCGATTTCCACGCAATAACGGTAGTCTTAAGTGGACACATTAACAAAAAGCGCTTTCTGAAAACTGTTTCGGATAAGGCAAAAAAGCTTAATATTGTCGGATTTGCACAATTTAAACAGGATAACAGTTGCAAGATCCACGCAGAAGGTACAAAAACAGTTCTTTCCGAATTTCTTGATACATTAAACAGGCAAACAGCAGAGTTTGATCTTAATGAAGTTAATGTTTCATGGATAGACCCTTATAAAATTTATAACGACTTTAGGACGATAGATCACCCGACATGGAATCCAACAGTTATATCCCCTTCCCCTACACATAAAACCCAAATTATCGAGCCGGTTAAGTACAAAAAAATCCCAACTCATGTTGCAATCCTTCCAATCGAGATGATTATGTGGGGAAAAGAGCTTTATAAACCCCTCACTCCATGGTTGCGACGTACCCAAAGAAGTTTTGAAACCATTATCGAGTTGTCTCAAAAGCTAAAAATCAAGTATTTGACAATATTAGAGATGCACTCATCGGTTTGGAAACTAAAGACAGATCAAATTAGAAGCCAGCTACATCTTACGCACAGGTGGATTGAATTTATGCAACCATTCTTTAATACGTTTGGCATTAGACTAAAAGTTATCGGACGTAGAAATCGTCTTCCGACCGAGCTTTCTGCACTTATAGCAAAGGTTGAAAAAAACACCCGCAACAATAAAAAACTTACATTTACCCTAGCAATTGACTATTCAGGGAAAAATGAGATTACCGAAGCCGTAAATGCCATAATTCAGTCTAAAATTCCTTCTGTTGACGAAAATACTCTAGATTCCTTTTTATGGACTCATGAATTACCACCTATTGACCTTGTAATTACAAATGGCGGGGTAACAAGCCTACAGGGACACTTTTCCTGCAAAGCAGAAAATGCATCGGTTTACGTAAGCAATAAACTATTTTCCGAACTTAACACAGCTGAAATACTAAAAGCAATAGAAACATTTAATAATGATCAGAAAATTCTTTTAGGTAAATAGCTTTACATACTACCGTCGGCAATTTTTGCCAGAAACTCTTCATTATTCTTGGTTCTTGCAAGTTGCTCTACAAGTACTCGAGCAGGCTCCTCATCACCCTTTTCTAGCGCTTCAAGCATTCTACGAACTCTCCAAGATTGATTAAGTAACTCACCTTTAAGCAAGAGTTCCTCGTTTCGAGTGCCCGATGCAACAACATCGATTGCAGGATAAATACGCATATTTGCAAGTTTTCTATCCAAGTGAAGTTCCATATTGCCTGTTCCTTTGAATTCTTCGTAGATGAGATCATCCATTCGACTGCCTGTATCAACAAGTGCGGTGGCAACAATTGTTAGACTTCCACCATCTTCAAAGTTACGTGCAGCACCAAAAAATCGCTTTGGCGGATAAAGGGCGGCAGGATCAAATCCACCTGAGAGTGTTTTACCTGATGTTGGCATTACAATGTTATATGCACGAGCAAGTCGTGTTACACTATCCATAAGAATTACTACATCTTCACCCATTTCAGCAAGTCGCTTAGCTCTATCAAGTACCATTTCTGATATTTTGGTGTGAAGGTCAGGCTTTTCGTCAAAGTTTGCGGCATAAACCTGTCCTTTAATACTTCGTTGCATATCGGTTACCTCTTCAGGCCTTTCACCAACTAAAAGTGCCATTAAAAGAACATTAGGATAATTTTTTTCAATTCCGGCAGCAATATCCTTTAGAAGCCACGTTTTACCGGCTTTAGGAGGCGAAACAACCATTGCTCGTTGTCCAAAACCTATTGGAGCCAAAAGATCAATTACACGGGTTGATAAGACGTCTTTTGTGGTCTCAAGTTTCATTTGCTTATCGGGGAAAACCGGGGTGAGCTTTTCAAACGCTGTTCTAATAACACTTTTATTAGGCTCCCTACCGTTTACGGTTTCAACCTTTAAAAGACTTAAGTATCTTTCACCTTCGTTTGGAAGCCTTGCCGGACCTTTGATTTCATCACCCGTTCGAAGGTTAAATTTTCGAATTTGGGTACCTGATATGTAAACGTCATTACTACCGGGCAAAAGTCCTTCAGTACGCAGAACCCCATGGGTCATGTCATTCATGACCTCCAGAACTCCGGTTACAGAGATTTCACCGTCTTTTTGAGTATAAATTCTTAGAAGTTCACTAATAAGACTTTGCCTTGCAAGCTCGGATACTCCCTTGATTCCTTCGGCTTTTGATTTGTCACGAAGATCGGGAAGTGAAAGATTTAATAGCTCTTTAATTTCCATAAAAAACAACACTTGAATTAAATTAAGTCACCAAAGAGTTTTGCATAAAAATATGAATCAGCAGGATATTTACGTGAAATATACGTCTTTAATATAGTTGACATTTGAAAATAAGTCAAGAAAAAGGGGGATCGGCACTGCCCCAACCGACCCCGGCCTCGTATATCTTTCTTAAAAAATCTACGAGGCAGATTCCGTTTAAGGAAAGTGCCAGTAAACCTACTAGAAACAGGTGATCTGATCCTAAGGCTCAGTAACGAGGGGGAACCCCGACCAAACCTTGGGAACAGATCACCTTATAAACACCTTTATCAAAGAACCTTATAGTAGATTGTGATTAAGTATAGCACACGGGGTTCGGAATTGTCAACAGGGTAAAACAGCCAACCGTAAACAAGTACCGAACGGCGCGCAACGCGACCGTCCACATTATACTACACCCCTACCCTCCCGGTGTTATGATTGATGTGCCGCGCGATGGGTGTTACAATTACACTTAATGCGCCAATAAACCACAACATTGGGGCGTATCGCACTTTGTCCTGTAAAGATGTATACTAATAGCTAATATGGTAATCACTTTGAGCACAAATAAAAAATATCCCAATATTCTTGATATAACCTTTGATACCAAACATTTTCCCGTTCAAGGCAGTCAAACTGCAATCCTTATAAGCTTTTATCCGTATAGCAGAATACTAGATGCTAACTCATTTTCACTCTATCCATACGAAGAGTACGTAAAAGACATTGGAAGCCACAAACAAACTTCATACTTAAAGGATCCACGTACAGAAAAAAATCTATTCGGACTAACTCTAGGTGGCTTAATCGTGATGATTTTTGCTCTAATTGATACATCTCTTTTAATCTCTGTCGAGGCATTAGTCTCTGTTCTGGGTGTTTATACGATAGGTAAAGAAATTTGGGATGACCTTGATCAATTCCTTATAAATAAAAGTGAAAACCTGCCAATCCAGTGGATTGCCAAACCTTATGCATACATTAGAAGATCCTTCGGAATAATGCAGCAATTCTTTAAGTCAGCAAGGAACAAACGATACGGAAAAGACAAATTCTTAGCTAACAAATTTGATTTTTTTGAACACAGCAATTCCAAAACAGTTGATTTATTATTTAAAACGAGTTCACTAATCGACTTAAAATCACCAATAGGTCTTTTATCGGTTCACCTTAACAAAGAAGCAATCACTTCGATAACACAAGGCTACATGCTAACGGTAAGGTTGTCTGAAATCAAAAGGTTTGGACCCTTCTCCATTATAAAACAGATTCACCAAGCCAAAGACTCGAACGAAATAGGTTGTGTTGATTCAGACGGCAATTGGATAAAAAATAATTCACTGGTCGAGTATTCCATAACTTTGGGTAAACTTAAGTTACATCTTGGTAAAAGATTTGTGTTGAACACACGTTTGTTTTCTTAGCTATCTAAGTTCGGTTCGCACAGGAATATTGTCCCGCTTACCGTCGATAATGTGCTCTATTTCTTTGAAATTCTCTATAACTAAGGGAACTGACGTTGCTTCAACATTTAACCTGATAAGTGGCTGCGTATTAGATGCACGCAGGGAAAACCTCCAGTCGCCAAAGGAGACGCCTATTCCATCGGTGGTATCAAGTTTACCTTCAGGGTAAGCCAATTTTACTTGCGCTAACACATCGGCCACATTAGAAACAGTGTAATTAACTTCACCGGAGTTGGGGTAATTTTCGTAGTAATAATCCATCTCTTTTGTAAAATCAAACCCACCTGATAAGAGTTTTAAAAATATTACCGTTGTTATCATTCCACTATCTGCATAATAAAAATCTCTATAAAAGAAGTGTGAACTCATCTCCATTCCAAAAACTGCATTTAGCTCTCTCATTTTCTGTTTAAAAAATATATGACCAGGCTTGCACACAGCCGCCTTAGCTTTAACTTTTTTAAGTTCGTTAATAATTGGCCAAACAATTCTAGGATCATGAACTATTACTGAATCTTCAGGCTCCTTTTTTAAGAGCTCCTTTGCCAAAACTACGCCCGTATACTCACCTGTTGGATTTCGTCCCTTTGAATCTATAAAAAACACCCTATCAGCATCGGCATCAAACGCAATTCCTAAGTCAAAATTTTCGACTTTTACTCTCTTTTTAAGCTCGGAAACATTTTCCTCTTTCATTGGATCGGCTACATGATTTGGAAAAGTGCCATCGGGTTCAAAATACATCCTGGTAACGGAAAGCGGTAAGTCGCTAAATATGTAATCAAACAATTTTCCCCCAATTCCGTTGCCTGCATCAACTATGACTTTCATCGGTTTAATTTTTACGTCCCCTAAAAACGATAGCACCTTGGATTTATAGGCAGGAAAAATATCAAGTTCAGAATAAGTTCCGTTTGTATTTTCAGAATCATTTATCAAATTCGAGCTCATTAAGTTCTTTATTTTAGAAATTTCCACAAAACTAACGTCCTTACCTACAAGCTTACAGCCGTTCCAACCGGCTGGATTATGTGATGCAGTAACAACTACCCCTCCGTCAAATTTTGGGTTGGATCCTACCGCAAAGTAAAGAAGTTCAGTGCCTATTTCGCCTATACTTGTAACATTACAGCCCGCCGATATTGCTCCTTTTGCAAAGGCATCGTGAAAACCCTTACTTTCGGGTCTTATGTCGTAACCGACCACAATGTTTTTTGCATTCAAATACTCAACAAATGTCTTTCCTAATATCTCAAAAAAAGCTTCATCTAGTTCTTCCGGAACCTTTCCTCGAATATCATATGCATGAAAAACAGAATCTAAAAGCTGCTGATTCACGATATTTTAAGTAAGCTTATTTAAATTTTGTGGGAATCTTCTCAAGTACTTCCTTTATATCACCTATATGGTCTTTATTAATAGCCAATAAGACATCCTTTGTATTAACAACTACCGTTCCATTTAAGCCTATACCTACAACTAGCTTATGTTTATCGTGATTTATAAGCATTGAATCAACACAATTGAAATCAATAACCTCGCCGGTTTTATAGTTTTTGTCGTTTGGTGCATGAAGCTGCTTAAGTGCATACAATGTACCGGGATCACACCAACCCATGTCGGTTTTGATAACTAAGGCATCTTTAGAAGAAACATTATATGGAACTGCATGATCAAAATGCATTTCCGGAATTGTCGGGTATACGGATGCAATGACACTAGCCTCTTTATCGGTATCTAAGGCTGCTTCAATTTTAGCAAGCTTTTGGTAAATTTCCGGACATTTTTTCTCATATATGCTAAGCAAATACTCGACGGTTGATATAAAATACCCTGTATTCCATAACCACTTACCGGTTTTATAATTTTTCTCGCATTCTTCTTTGTTAGGTCTATATATAAATTCCTTAAAAAGATGTTTATCTTTAGATTTAGTTACACCGTCAACATTTATCCATCCTATCTGCTCATTAGCAAAAAGTGGAGTCTCTCCAATAAAAACAATCTTAGCCTCGGATTTCAAGATTACGTTTTCGGCGATCTGAAGCTTTTCTTGAAGATTTTTAGTATCCCTAACAATACAGTCCCCCC
This window encodes:
- a CDS encoding phosphomannomutase/phosphoglucomutase is translated as MNQQLLDSVFHAYDIRGKVPEELDEAFFEILGKTFVEYLNAKNIVVGYDIRPESKGFHDAFAKGAISAGCNVTSIGEIGTELLYFAVGSNPKFDGGVVVTASHNPAGWNGCKLVGKDVSFVEISKIKNLMSSNLINDSENTNGTYSELDIFPAYKSKVLSFLGDVKIKPMKVIVDAGNGIGGKLFDYIFSDLPLSVTRMYFEPDGTFPNHVADPMKEENVSELKKRVKVENFDLGIAFDADADRVFFIDSKGRNPTGEYTGVVLAKELLKKEPEDSVIVHDPRIVWPIINELKKVKAKAAVCKPGHIFFKQKMRELNAVFGMEMSSHFFYRDFYYADSGMITTVIFLKLLSGGFDFTKEMDYYYENYPNSGEVNYTVSNVADVLAQVKLAYPEGKLDTTDGIGVSFGDWRFSLRASNTQPLIRLNVEATSVPLVIENFKEIEHIIDGKRDNIPVRTELR
- a CDS encoding DUF1624 domain-containing protein, which produces MAKKTTSTTRDKTIDILRAVAIITMTYTHSVVFFHDFSNNILLWFSDIGGNISFTLFLFCFGAAIYYSFLKNPTKEKRNKLLKRAGLWLLIYYVLAFLGRYTEHRSLTAGIFWQILTFSKIVPFTEFFIAFPLILIITLIIPRLTTVISKNPFILGLFSFALYILGSITVQLLTESSIISLFVGYKTLHYFPVLFYSSIYLLGINYALSTKNSDKSVFSSMGLILTIIFYFISQLVGQFSRFPPSIQFLMYGLIFTYGILFAISIFESIKHKWVQKILDLLQKLGNRALTVFMINTVILFAYKYFLHNTSFSQWYIVLLLWLVGLVTSALSQITL
- a CDS encoding peptidylprolyl isomerase, translated to MSKVWDQHKKVLLPLMGAVVVILLMALTGFGTGFDFGIFDSDGSTKRKTYKEYPKTVITSGFDYSAVVNVKNVGSFTIDLFEEEVPKGVNSFVFLAEEKFFDGLTIHYINGGTLFQTGDPKGDGSGGPGYTFVDEIKSSVAVKAYSVVYANEGTANSNGSQFFVVCSGVSSRKLSEWNGEFTVFGEVTEGTKIVDSVCGKETNSDGSPKTAIKIQTVTIKKVSY
- a CDS encoding undecaprenyl diphosphate synthase family protein encodes the protein MKLSDFHAITVVLSGHINKKRFLKTVSDKAKKLNIVGFAQFKQDNSCKIHAEGTKTVLSEFLDTLNRQTAEFDLNEVNVSWIDPYKIYNDFRTIDHPTWNPTVISPSPTHKTQIIEPVKYKKIPTHVAILPIEMIMWGKELYKPLTPWLRRTQRSFETIIELSQKLKIKYLTILEMHSSVWKLKTDQIRSQLHLTHRWIEFMQPFFNTFGIRLKVIGRRNRLPTELSALIAKVEKNTRNNKKLTFTLAIDYSGKNEITEAVNAIIQSKIPSVDENTLDSFLWTHELPPIDLVITNGGVTSLQGHFSCKAENASVYVSNKLFSELNTAEILKAIETFNNDQKILLGK
- a CDS encoding Ig-like domain-containing protein produces the protein MTQATAYLNENLFETLFWVTVVLIPLFLTVNIIKILINKKKSKQSLDSTKPHIPEQLSEQLIAVTDNKVRLFFRKIGRFIKVFFTKNPRFWANFLFFFFDVVLFSAIIGNIYYMFFTKPEIAYSIPELEEHWMDQETPVEIVFNVPVKVEELKENISPNVEGRWEYVQCFPNIPFLNLVRRIKFYPKETIAPETRVVIYITGISRLTKQENHEYARDFYAAYMPTVTSTSPENGFDKVRIEDSIIFNINNSNEKITAWEIITNPAFEFTTTTSEGRLVVTPTRPFDQGTEYTITLYKTIYRYNIETGEVVETLETNEETVLQFKTVPAPGLLDYSPKGESSRVDSPIKIQFDGDVNRKEVEERFTIEPTIDGSISWEENTLTFMPNAPLPYGTTYTIRIAPGFHNLDGGVRDNEIVLSFSTVGEIRILQTTPVANSTGVKVDNRIISIVFNQEVDQASAQQHFTISPYIAGTFSWNGNTMNYTTGANFAYSTTYTATVSAGVKSIYGLDLSTPYSIRFTTASDRTVITGVPWYKQTESFTCNVQATNMVLGYYGVYLGEQGVKNAFGIGQWLNESEGTGGNPHEDWIEFFGIFWEPAYDLVSQYRPAEIKQGWTVQGLTQMIQNGDLAIIWWHNDWSTFYWKTWVTPGGQTITGLNGTHSEVVIGFIGPAENPTHMITNDPWRGAGRIYDIATFTRLWAVYNNTAVVVY
- the rho gene encoding transcription termination factor Rho → MEIKELLNLSLPDLRDKSKAEGIKGVSELARQSLISELLRIYTQKDGEISVTGVLEVMNDMTHGVLRTEGLLPGSNDVYISGTQIRKFNLRTGDEIKGPARLPNEGERYLSLLKVETVNGREPNKSVIRTAFEKLTPVFPDKQMKLETTKDVLSTRVIDLLAPIGFGQRAMVVSPPKAGKTWLLKDIAAGIEKNYPNVLLMALLVGERPEEVTDMQRSIKGQVYAANFDEKPDLHTKISEMVLDRAKRLAEMGEDVVILMDSVTRLARAYNIVMPTSGKTLSGGFDPAALYPPKRFFGAARNFEDGGSLTIVATALVDTGSRMDDLIYEEFKGTGNMELHLDRKLANMRIYPAIDVVASGTRNEELLLKGELLNQSWRVRRMLEALEKGDEEPARVLVEQLARTKNNEEFLAKIADGSM